Part of the Lotus japonicus ecotype B-129 chromosome 6, LjGifu_v1.2 genome, ATTCtgttaggaccccattgcaaggtatgggacttgagtcccacatgggaagtatgggattctaatgtggggtttataaggccttgggctctccaactacaacagctagcttttgtggtgtggttctcccaaggttcttatcaatggtatcagagccttccaccatgtctctgAGCTGCAAACGAGCGGCGCGGGTGGTGACGCCGGCATTGCCGTGTTCACCCGGGACTAGTCGTGGGGCTAGTGCACAGCCAGCCCGCGTGGGCGCCGGGGCTGCGGAGCGTGGTGGGatgttaggaccccattgcaaggtatgggacttgagtcccacattggaagtatgggattctaatgtggggtttataaggccttgggctctccaactacaacagctagcttttgtggtgtggttctcccaaggttcttatcataTTCTCTTTTCTCTTGGTTGCTTAATAACTCCCCTATTTCTGTGTGACGCCGTTCTCCTTGTGTTCTAACTGAACTTATTCTGGCTGATGCTTTCTTCATTCATGTTCTTATATATTGTCATATACATTAATACTTCCTTCCTTATTCTATTATCATAGCTATGCTGATACAAGTGGAGCTGGAAATGATGTCTATGAATTTGTAAGTACGAGAAATAGCACTATCTTGCAATTTAGTTTCATATAATTTAATGTGCCCCCTGGTCGTGGCATAACTCCAAGTCTCCAACTCTGATTTGCCTTAGCTTGATGAATTTTTGTCATTTAATTTTCCCCCTCACTTTCCGCTTTATCCTTTGGCTATGTCATTCTATATTTTGACTTAACACTACTTGTAAATATCTCAAAATTTTCAGCTTCCATTGATGATAtgtgtattaatttttttatataggtTAAGTCTGTTGGAAAATTTAAGGAAACCAAGCGGACTGAAGGAATTTCTACTTCTGATATCATAATGAGAATTATCAAAGATTATAACCAGTATGTAATGCGTAATTTGGACCGTGGTTATTCAAGAAAGGATCTAGGTGTCAGCTATGTCAAGGTTTGTTCTTTTGATCAGCAACTTAGTTCTGCATGCTCTCATTTTTCGTGTTTTATTAATTACTTTCCTTATTTGTTTGCTCTCTTGCTTAGTGGTAGGACTTATCTTTGTTACATTATCTCTTATCCACAGGAGAAGAGATTGAGAATGAACATGGGACTTAAAAAATTGCGTGAGAGAGTAAAGAAACAACAAGAGGTGGTGGGAAAGAAGGTAACAATGATGCTCCTGAACTATCCTATTAGATATTATCCTTTGTTTTGTATTTGCATAAGTAGCTGCTTGTTCAAGAGTCTTTGAGCAAGGTGGCAATTTGATTACCAAGAATACACTTTTTCAAATTCGATTCTATGTAGGAGTCATTGTCAATTTCTCAAATGATAACAAGAATTTGTTATTGAACTTCGCAGATAGAAACGGTAGGAAAAATTGCTGGAATGAACCGTACTGAATGGGTAGAAAATGCGGACCGCTTGGTTGCTGGATTTCTTGAGATGTTTGAAGAAGGCTGCCACAAAATGGTTGGATCTCTATTACCTCTGGTTACATAAACTTAACATGCAAATCACTAACTTTTGCATGTGATCTTATTCTTAATTCCTGGGATATTGCTTTTCTGTGAATCTTTCTGACTGATTGATTTGATTGGTTTATACACCAGGGAACAGCAATTAGAGACAGAATTCAAGAACGACTGAAGACACAGCAGCTTAAATCTCTACTTTATGATGAgtgggatgatgatgatgacgtaTACGATGATGAATCTGTAGAATACTACAGCGACTAAAGGAACAAATATGCTTGTATATTCCTGGATTCAGAATACTTCTATCATTAAGTGTTAAGATACCAGATAAGTCATGCATGCAAGATGGTTTggatattttttactttttgtaCATAGCATTGTAAACGTTGGTTATTTAGCATTTGGTTGTTGATTTTCTATGAGAAGTAGACTTTTTTGTTGGAAAGGAATTTTTTCTTCCTTAGGAAGGTCAGGTGACTCTTGATAATTTGGTGCTGCCATGTTTTCTTTGTGCCTGTTTTCCTTCTTTGAAATGTCAAATTAATTAGCTTGTTTTCTAGTGAAGGTTTTTTGGTAGCGATCACAGTAATAAAATTGCTTGTGCATGTTGTGTAAAGATATGTCAACTGAAGAAAGAGTTTGGGAGTCAGGAACTTGGAATTATTCAATTTAAGTCATTCATATATAAGATTGGTGATTAGCTCAATGAATATTAACTTTCCTTTCTTTCTGAATCACAAAATTTTACATATCAGATAGATAGACAATGCTGAAAACCCCCTCATAATAACTCATTGTTCAATAAAGAATGAAACAACCCCTTGAACTTGTTTCTCACTTTCCACCACCACAACATTATTTGACACATTGGTCACTGAATGTGCCAAGAACTTAGGCTCCCCCTGAGAGTAAAATGAATACTGAAAATGACTAATCCGATTAGGAAACACCAAAACATTTGAAAAATCAGCCACCCATTTTGAGCCATTTCCAGCCACAGTCAACTTGGAAACCGTTGATCTCAAACTCATGCTACCATACACATTGTTCCTATCAATCACCACTTGGTCAATGCTACTGAATTGCCCATCAAGAGCAACAATCGGTACCTGGTTCCACTTCCCACTGAACATGTTATCTACAATGTTTAAACCAGAAACTTTTCCCTTAATGGACTTCAAAACAATATTAGCACCCCCTAAGAAGAATCCATTGGTAACATGAACTTGAACAGGATCTTCCATGACAATACCTGTATAATCCATGTAACAATTGTCAATTCTGGTTTGTGAATACCCTGCTAATTTCACCAAAATCCCAATGCCACCAAAGGCTGTTGCCTTGTTGTAACAGTGCACCCCTGTGATCATGTTGGCTTGTCCCCTTAACACAATCCCAATGGCAGCAGAGAAAATTGACACATCAGTGATTGCGTTGTCATTGCTAGCAAGATCAATGGCAGTGCCTGAGAATTCTCTCTCCCCTTTATCTCCACCAACTGTTGAGTGTTGCCCGAGGAAAGTGCTTGATATGTAGGTCTCGTGACCGCGTTGAACTTGAATCCCTTCTGTGGTGAAGTGGAGGAAGAAGCAGTTGGTGATTCTTACTCTAGCAGAATCAACAATGAGGATCCCTCCTCCCCTGTAGCTCGAATCGAAGAAGATGTCACGAAATGTTATGTCTTCATAGTAAATCCCTATGTTTTGCTGAAGTTTCTTGCTGTTGAAACCATGATGATGATGGCGGTGGATGGATGCTGCCGGTTCTTGGAGGTTATGGGAATTTGATGCTGATAACTCAACAAGATGGCGATCAGGAGGAAATTTATCAGAAGCTCTTAAGGTTCCTCCTTGTACCTGATCGATCATTCATGTATTTTTTTAGTACAAGAAGATGAGGGGCATTGGAGTGCAACTTGCCAAGAAAAAAACATTGATCATGGTACAAAAGAAGTCAATTTGAACTATATAGTTAGACGTTCAATCTAATATAtgaatataat contains:
- the LOC130722759 gene encoding choline-phosphate cytidylyltransferase 1-like, whose product is MEDQVQCEVGKKENPVRVYADGIYDLFHFGHARCLEQAKKSFPNTYLLVGCCNDETTHKYKGKTVMTEKERYESLRHCKWVDEVIPDAPWVITMEFLDKHQIDYVAHDSLPYADTSGAGNDVYEFVKSVGKFKETKRTEGISTSDIIMRIIKDYNQYVMRNLDRGYSRKDLGVSYVKEKRLRMNMGLKKLRERVKKQQEVVGKKIETVGKIAGMNRTEWVENADRLVAGFLEMFEEGCHKMGTAIRDRIQERLKTQQLKSLLYDEWDDDDDVYDDESVEYYSD
- the LOC130722758 gene encoding polygalacturonase QRT3-like, which produces MLSSLPKTMISFSMILAFLLSMVVQDSTCLSEEHIDLSHFRNKLIRHRVGIPLSQAPFTSAPSPSETARRGRVVNPIGYGADPTGADDSSDAILKAIAEGFAIGRSDEFHELVAGVRDLGGVVIDLQGGNYKISKPITFPSYVGNVVVQGGTLRASDKFPPDRHLVELSASNSHNLQEPAASIHRHHHHGFNSKKLQQNIGIYYEDITFRDIFFDSSYRGGGILIVDSARVRITNCFFLHFTTEGIQVQRGHETYISSTFLGQHSTVGGDKGEREFSGTAIDLASNDNAITDVSIFSAAIGIVLRGQANMITGVHCYNKATAFGGIGILVKLAGYSQTRIDNCYMDYTGIVMEDPVQVHVTNGFFLGGANIVLKSIKGKVSGLNIVDNMFSGKWNQVPIVALDGQFSSIDQVVIDRNNVYGSMSLRSTVSKLTVAGNGSKWVADFSNVLVFPNRISHFQYSFYSQGEPKFLAHSVTNVSNNVVVVESEKQVQGVVSFFIEQ